The Heteronotia binoei isolate CCM8104 ecotype False Entrance Well chromosome 14, APGP_CSIRO_Hbin_v1, whole genome shotgun sequence genome has a window encoding:
- the MLKL gene encoding LOW QUALITY PROTEIN: mixed lineage kinase domain-like protein (The sequence of the model RefSeq protein was modified relative to this genomic sequence to represent the inferred CDS: substituted 1 base at 1 genomic stop codon): MIFFAHNVLYSFTAMDTVMNILGVAQAIYAQCERVKCCKCQSQRLVDRVQILMRPIKTLQAQPSKTVSPQLEEVLQKLLRTLKKAMRLLEKYSHQNWVQKFLKASEALEEFSNVNEQLSDAAEGLSLLLQVEQTFKDSFQKGVLYQENNKDFEADRVLLEEMLRSSKETRDGVGNIQCEVKQIQGKLDEVLQKLDARPRTSTDVETIEIEKRLLTKWTLLKESESHMLYKGEYHKFPVAIKVFKNPMISTQXVVLDLFRKEIKAMKRFESPHILRMYGICIDESGPSPEFSIVTEYCEKGTLRDVLKKEPDLSWKIRIQMALHAAIGLYRLHQTGDKSQLHGSISSNKFLVAEGYNVKLSGFELSQTESSLQRKHKEKKQKEVSPSAYISPQGLTSVNHIYDLPSEIYSFGIVLWEIATGKTPFKGCTSQEIYQVCKEGYQEPLGEDCPAGLREVIYQCRNYQPSKRPSAEAIVDSLLSISSVTTMTS; encoded by the exons ATGATCTTCTTTGCTCACAATGTCTTGTACTCCTTTACAGCCATGGACACTGTGATGAATATTCTGGGTGTAGCACAAGCCATTTATGCTCAGTGCGAGCGGGTGAAGTGCTGTAAGTGCCAAAGCCAACGCCTTGTGGACCGAGTCCAGATTCTGATGAGGCCCATCAAGACTTTGCAGGCTCAGCCTTCCAAAACAGTCTCCCCGCAGCTGGAAGAGGTGCTGCAGAAACTGCTGAGAACCTTGAAGAAGGCCATGAGGCTGCTGGAGAAATACAGCCACCAGAACTGGGTGCAGAAATTCCTGAAAGCGAGTGAAGCATTGGAAGAGTTTTCAAATGTGAACGAGCAACTCAGCGATGCTGCAGAAGGGCTGTCACtgctgctgcaagtggagcagaCCTTCAAGGACAGTTTTCAGAAAGGCGTCCTGTACCAGGAGAATAACAAGGACTTTGAGGCTGACAGGGTGTTGTTGGAAGAGATGCTCAGAA GCAGCAAGGAAACCAGGGATGGTGTGGGAAACATCCAGTGTGAAGTAAAACAAATTCAGGGCAAACTGGATGAAGTTTTGCAAAAGTTGGATGCAA GGCCAAGAACTTCCACAGATGTGGAAACTATCGAAATAGAGAAAAGGCTCCTCACTAAGTGGACCCTTTTGAAGGAGTCTGAAAGCCACATGCTTTACAAAGGAGAGTATCACAAGTTCCCTGTGGCCATCAAGGTCTTCAAAAACCCTATGATCAGCACACAGTGAGTGGTTCT AGATCTCTTCAGAAAGGAGATCAAAGCCATGAAGAGATTTGAGTCCCCTCACATTCTTCGTATGTATGGCATCTGCATAGATGAGAGCG GTCCAAGCCCTGAATTCTCCATTGTCACTgaatattgtgagaaagggacccTGCGGGATGTGTTGAAGAAAGAACCAGATTTATCCTGGAAGATTCGCATTCAGATGGCACTTCACGCTGCTATTGGCTTATACAG GTTGCATCAGACTGGGGACAAGTCTCAGCTGCATGGCTCCATCAGCAGCAACAAGTTCCTAGTTGCTGAAGGCTACAATGTTAAG CTGTCAGGATTTGAACTGTCTCAAACGGAGTCGTCTCTCCAACGGAAACACAAGGAGAAAAAACAGAAAGAAGTGTCTCCTTCGGCCTACATCTCCCCTCAGGGCCTCACATCAGTGAACCATATATATGACTTGCCAAGTGAAATCTACAG CTTTGGCATTGTGCTTTGGGAGATTGCAACTGGCAAGACCCCTTTTAAAG GTTGCACTTCACAGGAGATCTATCAGGTTTGTAAGGAAGGCTACCAAGAACCCTTGGGAGAAGACTGTCCTGCTGGCCTGCGGGAGGTCATCTACCAATGCCGGAACTACCAGCCTTCTAAGCGCCCATCAGCTGAAG CAATTGTGGACTCTCTCTTGAGCATCTCTTCTGTTACAACTATGACCTCATGA